CTGCTCATTTCACACCCTCCTCTTTGAAGGTGGTCTACACCCATTGTGAGGTATGGGAGTGACATCCCTTATGAGTTTTATTTTCAGCCCAGATGCGTATATGGCTCTCAAAGCAGATTCTCTTCCCGCTCCTGCACCTTTTATCCTAACCTCTACCTCCTGAAGTCCGTATTCCTGCATGGCTCTTTTTGCAGCTTTCTGTGCAGCAAGTTGTGCTGCGTAAGGTGTACTTTTCCTCGTTCCCTTGAATCCTACAGTACCACCACTTTCCCATGTCAAAGTGTTCCCTTGAAGGTCCGTTATGTTTACTATAGTATTGTTGAATGTGCTTAGTATATTAACTATACCTTGCGTTACCGTCCTCTTTTGCTTTTTTGTTTGTCCCTTTTTCTTAGCCATGAAAAACCTCCTACTTAGCTATTTTC
This region of Hydrogenobacter sp. genomic DNA includes:
- the rpsK gene encoding 30S ribosomal protein S11, encoding MAKKKGQTKKQKRTVTQGIVNILSTFNNTIVNITDLQGNTLTWESGGTVGFKGTRKSTPYAAQLAAQKAAKRAMQEYGLQEVEVRIKGAGAGRESALRAIYASGLKIKLIRDVTPIPHNGCRPPSKRRV